The Sphingobacteriales bacterium genomic sequence GCCCTGATGATGCAATAAAATCAACCTTTTCTCCTGATAAAAACGATTTTGCCTGCTCACCAAGATAGGTCCCATACTGACGATCAAGTCTGAGCAATTCTTCTCCCCGTAGATGGTGTGCATGACGAAGGTTCTCTTTCCAGCTTTCTGAATAGGGGATAGTTTTAGCTCTTAAAATCCGGAAACTCCAGTACTTATCGAACTTAAAACGGCACAATGCCAGATCAAGTCCATCCAGTGAAGTCCCCGACATCAGACCAAGTACGATGTATTCATTTTCTCCCTGATTCATCATGAAAACAAAAATTCATCAAAAAAATAAGCTCTGCGGGTATTCAAAACACTTAAATCGTAATTCCCATCATGATAAAGGGCAAAGCCAAACCTGATTCTGTCATTTCTGAAATCAGTGATAATATTAAAATCTTCAAGGAGTTTTGCCAGTTTTGAAGTCTGAACGGCTGAATCCAACTGAAAGCTAAAGAAATGGCCATGATTTGCCAGATCTCTGAAAATCAATCTTTTCTTATTAATTAAAGGATGGTCATACTTACTGACTTCTTCCAAAAAAGCTTTCTGTACAAAACGAATATGATTTTGAATCTTTTCAATAGAAATATTTTCCTTTTCAAACAATCTGAAGACACTCAGGAGCCTGTAAAGCGGAGAAAAATCCATGGTTGCACCGGCAAAGGCATAAGCATTTTCAGCATATTCCACTTTCCCCTGAAAACTTGCATTCAAGGAATCAAAATGGGCAAACCAACCCGTATTCCATGGCCTGAATTTTTGATTTACAGGAACATGCATAAAACAACAACCCTCTCCTCCCTGTGCATACTTATACGAGCCTGCCAGATAAAAAATGCGATGCTCAAAATCCTGAATATTGACAGGTATGGCCATAAATGCATGATAACCATCAATGGCAATCAGGGCATCTGAATCTTTTATCTGATTGATAATCTGACAAATATCACTTACCACCCCTGAATTAAAAAACACATGGCTCAGAAAAACCAAATCATAATTTTGCGAACGAAATTGCGAAATAAAACGCTCTTCAAAACTTTCGAAAGGTTGTGTACTTACTCTATCTATCTGAAAATGAGCATATTCAGATAATCTGTCTATTTGTCGTCTGAAACTATGAAACTCGCTGTCGGTAGTCAGAATACGGACAGGTCTTCCAGGCTCAAAACAGGACAAAAGCCTGACAACAAATTCATGTGTGTTGGGAGCAAAAACAATTTGGGACGGATCAGATGTTCCCAGCACTTTTGATATATAAGCCTGAGCCTCCGGTATTTTCACAGAAAAGAAATAATCCCATTTGCGGTCAACCAAGCGGGCACTATCATCCCAATAGTCCAGCATAGCCTGACGGGTTACATCCGGCCAGTAATAATGACTATGACACGCAAAATGTTGAATACCTTTATTTTGTGCTAAAAACTGACTGTAAAATCTTTGATACATCACTTTTTCCTGAGTTGTGGAAAGTAACAGATCTGTTGATTCTGAGGAGGCAAATATTCTTTCCAGTTGGTTCCTCCGGTTCCCTTTTCTTCATTCTCCATCTGCCTGCTGATAACTGAAAAATGAATGGTTTTCCAACGTTGATTTATTTCATAATCAAACTCATACAGTAAATTACGGATGTCCTGATTATTTGTTATCAATTGTAATACCTGCTGATCCGCTTTGTTCTGGGGTTGATACTGAAAAAACAGAAAGTACAGATTCCTTTCTTTCAGGGAATGTGCAAGCTCAATTAATGTTTTATCATACTTTTTCTCAAAGGCTTCAAGCGTTTTCGACTTTTCCTTTCTTCTTCCACTTTCAGTAATCCATCCACCAAATTTCCAGTACAAGCCTTCATAAAGCTCTTCAATGGTATTCAGTGGAGAGTATTTGTTAAGTACCTGAGGATGAAGTAATTGATACAATGAAGTTGCGTAAAATTCAATTTTTCTCAATGCAACCGACTGAAATCCACTTGCCGGCACCAAGGCATTTCTGAATTGTAAAAACTCCCCTTTTGAAAGAAACTGATTCGGTTTTCCGGCTTCTCCGGGTTGCATGATATTGAAACTATCCGTAACCTTATGGCAGTAATTAACGACCCTTCCTATTCTTTTTATCCAGT encodes the following:
- a CDS encoding aminotransferase class V-fold PLP-dependent enzyme, which encodes MYQRFYSQFLAQNKGIQHFACHSHYYWPDVTRQAMLDYWDDSARLVDRKWDYFFSVKIPEAQAYISKVLGTSDPSQIVFAPNTHEFVVRLLSCFEPGRPVRILTTDSEFHSFRRQIDRLSEYAHFQIDRVSTQPFESFEERFISQFRSQNYDLVFLSHVFFNSGVVSDICQIINQIKDSDALIAIDGYHAFMAIPVNIQDFEHRIFYLAGSYKYAQGGEGCCFMHVPVNQKFRPWNTGWFAHFDSLNASFQGKVEYAENAYAFAGATMDFSPLYRLLSVFRLFEKENISIEKIQNHIRFVQKAFLEEVSKYDHPLINKKRLIFRDLANHGHFFSFQLDSAVQTSKLAKLLEDFNIITDFRNDRIRFGFALYHDGNYDLSVLNTRRAYFFDEFLFS